Proteins encoded by one window of Chondromyces crocatus:
- a CDS encoding PAS domain-containing protein has protein sequence MLTEEPTYDVLKAENEFLRARVVELERALGECEELTEHERRVPYRKIFDALPVSLGVYRRDGLNVAMNASSLELIGGVREDIIGKFNIVSDPSSITAGFVQNFERAAEQGKKITMPPCAYDTTGSSLATVDERVVWTETTYVPIHGDKGVEFLVECNVDVTDRQRTQRALEEKHALIQTLIDNAPMSIFASNLEGQVTLVNRRCAEALRIPPQEILGKTARELLPPEMARTSIAQDLEVIEKQAAIEWEQEQMLADRPGDLILTKFPLRDASNRINGVCGISIDVTERKRAEADNRRLQEEIIRIQEENLRALSTPLIPIADRVVVMPLIGSVNDARAQQVMETLLDGVTRHQATIAILDVTGVPIIDSHAADALLKAAQAVSLLGARIVITGIRPEIARTLVELGADLHGVVVLSTLKSAVAHALRGHIR, from the coding sequence ATGCTTACTGAGGAGCCGACCTACGACGTCTTGAAAGCCGAAAATGAGTTCCTCCGTGCCCGGGTCGTGGAGCTCGAGCGCGCCCTCGGCGAGTGCGAGGAGCTCACCGAGCACGAGCGACGGGTGCCTTATCGGAAGATCTTCGACGCGCTCCCCGTCTCACTCGGCGTCTATCGACGCGACGGCCTCAACGTCGCCATGAACGCCTCGAGCCTGGAGCTGATCGGCGGCGTCCGCGAAGACATCATCGGCAAGTTCAACATCGTCTCCGACCCGTCATCCATCACGGCGGGCTTCGTCCAGAACTTCGAGAGAGCTGCCGAGCAGGGGAAGAAGATCACGATGCCCCCCTGCGCCTACGACACGACCGGGTCGAGCCTCGCCACCGTCGACGAGCGCGTGGTGTGGACCGAGACGACGTATGTACCCATCCACGGGGACAAGGGGGTCGAGTTCCTCGTCGAATGCAATGTCGACGTCACGGATCGCCAGCGCACGCAGCGCGCACTCGAAGAGAAGCATGCGCTGATCCAGACGCTCATCGACAATGCCCCCATGAGCATCTTCGCCAGCAACCTGGAGGGCCAGGTCACCCTGGTGAATCGACGCTGCGCCGAGGCGCTTCGAATCCCCCCTCAGGAGATCCTCGGCAAGACCGCGCGCGAGCTCCTCCCCCCGGAGATGGCCCGGACCTCCATCGCCCAGGACCTGGAGGTCATTGAAAAGCAGGCCGCCATCGAATGGGAGCAGGAGCAGATGCTCGCCGATCGGCCGGGCGACTTGATTTTGACCAAATTCCCGCTCCGAGACGCGAGCAACAGAATCAATGGGGTGTGCGGCATCTCCATCGACGTCACGGAGCGCAAGCGCGCCGAGGCCGACAACCGACGCCTCCAGGAGGAGATCATCCGCATCCAGGAAGAGAACCTCCGCGCCCTTTCGACGCCGCTCATCCCCATCGCCGACCGGGTGGTGGTCATGCCCCTCATCGGCAGCGTGAACGATGCGCGCGCGCAGCAGGTCATGGAGACCCTGCTCGACGGAGTGACGCGTCATCAGGCCACCATCGCCATCCTCGACGTGACCGGCGTTCCCATCATCGACAGCCACGCCGCGGATGCGCTGCTCAAGGCCGCGCAAGCCGTCAGCCTGCTGGGCGCCCGGATCGTGATCACCGGCATTCGACCCGAAATCGCGCGGACGCTCGTCGAGCTCGGCGCCGACCTCCACGGCGTCGTGGTGCTCAGCACCTTGAAGAGCGCCGTCGCGCACGCGCTGCGCGGCCACATCCGCTGA
- a CDS encoding TonB-dependent receptor plug domain-containing protein yields the protein MRPRPSSPLQHLLDGVIVALTVSLGAGTAAAQPTAAPAEQPSAAPEEQDGEPAAPPDSQAAVDPASAAEPPTSGPLEIIVEGERNPAGSRGLSRREIREMPGVLGDPYRVIEIAPGVTPTVSGFPYFFIRGAPPGNIGYTFDGIQVPLLFHVGGGPSVIPPALVQRVDLHLGPYPARFGRLAGAVVEAEAAPPPYDFRGEASLRLGDLAGHVEGPVRDDLTVFVAGRWSAGVALITALVPSVDLNYGDYQARAIYEPRKGERISVFAFGARDYLAAAINGETPEVLLDSDFHRLDLRYGRDFDSGTIDAAVTLGLDQSRGLGGVERASDWKLGARTRFVRQLGSRAILRGGLDIALDDYDIDKGGAGGSGGLFPEVSTGQLQDAFSELFQSRLDVAVGAWTEATVALSDRSTITPGLRVDYHTSMGDASLAIDPKLVGSFGVGKHLKLIPAIGVASQRPGFLPLPALQIAGIPGGLQRSLQTSFGAEVEVGPLQVGGTLFRQVTFGLTDALGTGRGTELSSERFLARSLGDAYGLEIGARGALRRDILFMVSYTLSRATRERDGVTVPSAFDRTHVLHAALLYDLGRGWRAGVRHVFYTGFPADEVAAGRPLNEHPDRVRPFYRFDLRVSKRWRVGETGYINLILDLQNATLSREVLDVTCDAAGCSPRIFGPITLPALGLEAGF from the coding sequence ATGCGCCCCAGGCCATCTTCCCCTCTCCAGCACCTTCTCGATGGGGTCATCGTCGCGCTGACGGTGAGTCTCGGTGCGGGGACGGCAGCCGCCCAGCCCACCGCAGCACCTGCGGAACAGCCTTCCGCAGCACCTGAAGAGCAGGATGGTGAACCAGCAGCTCCGCCTGACTCCCAGGCAGCTGTCGACCCCGCCTCTGCCGCCGAGCCGCCGACCTCCGGGCCGCTCGAGATCATCGTCGAGGGCGAGCGCAATCCGGCAGGCTCGAGGGGGCTCTCTCGCCGTGAGATCCGCGAGATGCCGGGGGTGCTCGGAGATCCCTACCGCGTCATCGAGATCGCGCCGGGTGTCACCCCGACCGTCAGCGGGTTTCCCTACTTCTTCATTCGAGGCGCTCCTCCCGGCAACATCGGGTACACCTTCGACGGCATCCAGGTCCCGCTCCTGTTTCACGTGGGAGGCGGGCCCAGCGTCATCCCTCCCGCGCTCGTGCAGCGCGTCGATCTCCACCTCGGCCCCTACCCCGCCCGGTTCGGACGGCTCGCGGGCGCCGTGGTCGAGGCCGAGGCGGCGCCACCGCCGTACGATTTCCGGGGTGAGGCGAGCTTGCGCCTCGGCGATCTCGCGGGGCACGTCGAGGGGCCAGTGCGCGACGACCTCACGGTGTTCGTCGCCGGTCGCTGGTCGGCAGGCGTCGCACTCATCACCGCGCTCGTGCCGAGCGTCGACCTGAACTACGGCGACTACCAGGCACGCGCCATCTACGAGCCCCGCAAGGGGGAGCGCATCTCGGTCTTCGCCTTCGGGGCCAGGGATTACCTCGCCGCAGCGATCAACGGCGAGACCCCGGAGGTGCTCCTCGATAGCGATTTCCATCGCCTCGACCTGCGCTATGGGCGCGATTTCGACAGCGGCACCATCGACGCGGCCGTCACGCTCGGGCTCGATCAATCCCGCGGCCTCGGTGGTGTGGAGCGCGCGAGCGACTGGAAGCTCGGCGCGCGCACCCGCTTCGTTCGCCAGCTGGGTTCGCGCGCCATTCTGCGCGGTGGGCTCGACATTGCACTCGATGATTACGACATCGACAAGGGCGGCGCCGGCGGCAGCGGCGGGCTGTTCCCCGAGGTCTCGACGGGCCAGCTCCAGGATGCCTTTTCCGAGCTGTTCCAGAGCCGCCTCGACGTCGCCGTCGGTGCCTGGACGGAGGCCACCGTGGCGCTGAGCGATCGCTCCACGATCACCCCTGGCCTGCGCGTCGACTACCACACCTCCATGGGAGACGCCTCGCTCGCCATCGATCCGAAGCTGGTCGGGAGCTTCGGTGTCGGCAAGCACCTGAAGCTCATCCCCGCCATCGGCGTGGCATCGCAGCGCCCGGGCTTCCTGCCGTTGCCAGCGCTGCAGATCGCCGGCATCCCCGGGGGCCTTCAGCGCAGCTTGCAGACCAGCTTCGGCGCCGAGGTCGAGGTGGGGCCGCTGCAGGTCGGCGGGACCCTCTTCCGCCAGGTCACCTTCGGCCTCACCGACGCGCTCGGCACCGGCCGCGGGACCGAGCTGTCCTCGGAGAGGTTTCTCGCCCGCAGCCTCGGTGATGCCTACGGCCTGGAGATCGGCGCCCGCGGCGCATTGCGACGGGATATCCTCTTCATGGTGTCCTATACCCTCTCGCGTGCCACGAGGGAGCGCGATGGTGTGACCGTCCCCTCCGCCTTCGACCGGACCCACGTTCTGCACGCCGCCTTGCTCTACGATCTCGGTCGCGGCTGGCGCGCCGGGGTGCGCCACGTCTTCTACACGGGCTTCCCTGCCGACGAGGTGGCCGCTGGACGCCCCTTGAACGAGCACCCCGATCGCGTGCGCCCCTTTTACCGATTCGACCTGCGCGTCTCCAAGCGCTGGCGCGTCGGTGAGACCGGGTACATCAATCTCATCCTCGACCTCCAGAATGCGACCTTGAGCCGTGAGGTCCTGGATGTGACCTGCGATGCAGCAGGCTGTTCGCCTCGGATCTTCGGCCCGATCACGCTGCCTGCCCTCGGCCTCGAGGCCGGGTTCTGA
- the hrpA gene encoding ATP-dependent RNA helicase HrpA, whose protein sequence is MSCPVKRTPPPPAAPSRKGPPAPVDETRSPVTFPEELPISARVRDIAEAIASHQVVIVAGETGSGKTTQLPKICLAMGRGLDAHIGVTQPRRIAATSVAARVAKELDVELGREVGYKIRFADRTSRSTYVKFMTDGILLAELQGDPLARAYDTIVLDEAHERSLNIDLLLGLMKRLLPKRPDLRVIISSATLETERFAAFYGNAPVIHVSGRTFPVEVFHRPPRDGEGELSEHVANAVEEITSLDPREDMLIFLPGEREIHEVEGELASRNLRHTVVLPLYGRLSQADQQRVFQSLPERRIVLATNVAETSLTIPGIVYVVDAGLARVNRYSARTGVTQLQIEPISRASADQRKGRAGRVQSGCCFRLYEEQDYLSRSAYTDPEILRVGLAGAILSMKSMGLGAIEEFPFLDPPPRKAVEEGYRVLEELGALDAKGDLTDIGKKLSRLPLDPRIGRMILAGAEENALREILILAAALGAQDPRERPLAAQKQADDAHRKFRDEASDFAGLLKLWHFYQDAQERMTRGQLRKLCRDNFLSHLRLREWSDVHRQLSEIARDMGLRPGTQAASDEAIHRAILPGLLSRIGMWQPEKRVYAGARQTRFVLHPSSGLSRKPPAWMVAAELVETSQLFARMAARIDPVWLEPAAGALCKRSHGDPHWEQRPAQVMAKEQVSLYGLPIVRDRRVHFGPIDPVASRRVFLLHALVRQEYAGRGAYQDHNQGVMEEARRLRDKARRSDLLADEDTLLRFFDARVPEGIYSGKTFEAWRKEAEEKDPRVLHLSLADLLLDEAAELTAESFPDTLELYGASLPLTYRFEPGEDDDGVTVTLPLALLPQVDPAVLEWTIQGWHEEKVTLLLESLPKALRRELGPAREVGRELAAAHPPFKGPMLATLGRAIQDRTGIRVPPDAWDLADLPAHYRFHFRLVDAADKVVGEGRDFRELKERFGSRAREAWGRATAEGFPKEGLTSWSFDALPERIPMNVGGVKLWGYPAVVDTGSAVSLRVTPSRELADEATRSGLRRLLLLGLGSTAAKLEQQLPGGLDKGLLAERVALRASPLARESPHLGPRAQLARRALDEAFKLDASETFPRTRADFQARLAEGRAGIGAALPRLGRLAQEIAAELDKAEGALRSLSARPIARSVLDDVRAQLAHLLPPGMFLSTPTERLVHLPRYLRAIQVRLERLPNGPQKDQSKAEQVLPFWNNWLKHREGLRARGVPPEDLEAFRWMIEELRVSAFAPELKTAVPVSPQRITEQWRALTG, encoded by the coding sequence GTGTCCTGCCCTGTGAAGCGCACCCCGCCTCCTCCGGCCGCTCCCTCACGCAAGGGTCCTCCCGCCCCCGTCGACGAGACGCGTTCGCCCGTCACCTTCCCGGAAGAGCTGCCGATCTCGGCCCGCGTGCGGGACATCGCAGAGGCCATCGCGTCGCACCAGGTCGTCATCGTGGCCGGCGAGACCGGCTCGGGGAAGACGACCCAGCTCCCCAAGATCTGCCTGGCCATGGGCCGCGGCCTCGACGCGCACATCGGCGTGACCCAGCCGCGCCGCATCGCAGCCACCAGCGTCGCCGCGCGGGTCGCGAAGGAGCTGGACGTCGAGCTGGGGCGCGAGGTCGGCTACAAGATCCGGTTCGCCGATCGGACGAGCCGCTCGACCTACGTCAAGTTCATGACGGACGGCATCCTGCTCGCCGAGCTGCAGGGGGATCCGCTGGCGCGAGCGTACGACACGATCGTCCTCGACGAGGCCCACGAGCGGAGCTTGAACATCGATCTCCTGCTCGGGCTGATGAAGCGGCTCCTGCCGAAGCGGCCGGACCTGCGGGTGATCATCAGCTCGGCGACGCTGGAGACCGAGCGTTTCGCTGCCTTCTACGGCAATGCGCCGGTGATCCATGTCTCCGGCCGGACGTTCCCGGTGGAGGTGTTCCATCGCCCACCGCGGGATGGCGAGGGGGAGCTGAGCGAGCACGTCGCCAACGCGGTGGAGGAGATCACCTCGCTCGATCCGCGCGAGGACATGCTCATCTTCCTGCCGGGCGAGCGGGAGATCCACGAGGTGGAGGGCGAGCTGGCCAGCCGCAACCTGCGGCACACGGTGGTCCTCCCCTTGTACGGCCGGCTGTCTCAGGCCGACCAGCAGCGCGTGTTCCAGTCGTTGCCGGAGCGTCGCATCGTGCTGGCCACGAACGTCGCCGAGACGTCGCTCACCATCCCCGGGATCGTCTACGTCGTCGACGCCGGCCTCGCGCGCGTGAACCGCTACAGCGCCCGGACGGGCGTCACCCAGCTCCAGATCGAGCCGATCTCGAGGGCCAGCGCCGATCAGCGCAAGGGCCGCGCGGGCCGCGTGCAGAGCGGCTGCTGCTTCCGGCTCTATGAGGAGCAAGATTATCTCTCTCGTTCTGCCTATACCGATCCCGAGATCCTCCGCGTCGGGCTCGCAGGCGCGATCCTCTCGATGAAGTCCATGGGGCTCGGCGCGATCGAGGAGTTCCCCTTCCTCGATCCACCGCCGCGGAAGGCCGTGGAAGAGGGCTACCGCGTCCTCGAAGAGCTGGGCGCCCTCGATGCGAAGGGCGATCTGACCGACATCGGAAAGAAGCTTTCTCGGCTGCCGCTCGATCCCCGGATCGGGCGGATGATCCTGGCTGGCGCCGAGGAGAACGCGCTCCGCGAGATCTTGATCCTCGCCGCCGCGCTCGGCGCTCAGGATCCGAGAGAGCGCCCGCTGGCCGCACAGAAGCAGGCCGACGACGCGCATCGCAAGTTCCGCGACGAGGCCTCCGACTTCGCGGGGTTGCTCAAGCTGTGGCACTTCTATCAGGACGCGCAGGAGCGGATGACCCGGGGGCAACTCCGCAAGCTCTGCCGCGACAATTTCCTCTCGCACCTCCGGCTGCGCGAGTGGAGCGACGTCCACCGCCAGCTCTCGGAGATCGCGCGTGACATGGGCCTGCGGCCTGGCACCCAGGCCGCGAGCGACGAGGCCATCCATCGCGCCATCTTGCCCGGCCTGCTCAGCCGCATCGGGATGTGGCAACCCGAGAAGCGCGTGTATGCCGGTGCGCGGCAGACCCGCTTCGTCCTTCATCCGTCGTCGGGGCTCTCCAGGAAGCCACCGGCGTGGATGGTCGCCGCCGAGCTGGTCGAGACCTCGCAGCTCTTCGCCCGCATGGCAGCGCGCATCGATCCTGTGTGGCTCGAACCGGCTGCTGGAGCGCTCTGCAAGCGCAGCCACGGCGATCCGCACTGGGAGCAGCGCCCAGCGCAGGTCATGGCCAAGGAGCAAGTCTCGCTCTACGGCCTCCCCATCGTCCGGGATCGTCGCGTGCATTTCGGCCCGATCGATCCGGTCGCGTCGAGGCGCGTGTTTCTGCTGCACGCCCTGGTGCGCCAGGAATATGCCGGCCGGGGCGCCTACCAGGATCACAACCAGGGGGTGATGGAGGAGGCGCGAAGGCTCCGTGACAAAGCGCGCCGCAGTGATCTCCTGGCCGACGAGGACACGCTGCTTCGCTTCTTCGATGCGCGTGTGCCCGAGGGCATCTACAGCGGCAAGACGTTCGAAGCGTGGCGCAAGGAAGCCGAGGAGAAGGACCCGCGCGTCCTCCATCTCTCGCTGGCCGACCTCCTCCTCGACGAGGCCGCCGAGCTCACGGCAGAAAGTTTCCCGGACACGCTGGAGCTTTACGGGGCCTCGCTCCCGCTCACCTATCGGTTCGAGCCAGGTGAGGACGATGACGGGGTCACCGTCACCTTGCCCCTCGCCTTGCTCCCTCAGGTGGATCCTGCCGTCCTGGAGTGGACGATCCAGGGCTGGCACGAAGAGAAGGTCACGCTCTTGCTCGAATCGCTTCCCAAAGCGCTGCGCCGAGAGCTCGGTCCTGCGCGTGAGGTCGGGCGCGAGCTCGCCGCGGCCCATCCTCCCTTCAAAGGACCCATGCTGGCCACGCTGGGACGAGCCATCCAGGATCGAACGGGCATCCGGGTCCCCCCGGATGCGTGGGATCTCGCCGACCTCCCTGCGCACTATCGGTTTCATTTCCGGCTGGTCGACGCGGCCGACAAGGTCGTGGGTGAAGGTCGCGATTTCCGGGAGCTGAAGGAGCGCTTCGGCAGCAGAGCGCGGGAAGCCTGGGGCCGCGCGACGGCCGAGGGCTTCCCGAAAGAGGGGCTGACCTCGTGGAGCTTCGACGCCCTGCCGGAGCGGATCCCGATGAACGTGGGCGGCGTGAAGCTCTGGGGCTATCCAGCGGTGGTCGACACGGGGAGCGCGGTCTCGCTGCGCGTGACGCCCTCACGGGAGCTGGCCGACGAGGCGACCCGGAGCGGCCTGCGTCGCCTCTTGCTGCTCGGTCTCGGCAGCACCGCGGCGAAGCTCGAGCAGCAGCTCCCTGGTGGACTGGACAAGGGTCTGCTGGCCGAGCGCGTTGCCCTCCGCGCTTCCCCCTTGGCCAGGGAGAGCCCGCACCTCGGCCCTCGCGCTCAGCTCGCACGTCGCGCTCTCGATGAGGCGTTCAAGCTCGATGCGTCGGAGACCTTCCCGCGCACCCGTGCCGACTTCCAGGCCCGGCTGGCCGAGGGACGCGCCGGGATTGGCGCGGCGCTGCCCAGGCTGGGACGTCTCGCTCAAGAGATCGCCGCGGAACTCGACAAGGCCGAGGGGGCGCTGCGTTCGCTCTCCGCCAGGCCCATCGCGCGGTCGGTCCTCGACGATGTCCGCGCCCAGCTCGCGCACCTCCTGCCACCGGGGATGTTTCTCTCCACGCCCACCGAGCGCCTGGTGCACCTCCCCCGTTACCTGCGCGCCATCCAGGTACGGCTGGAGCGGCTCCCGAACGGCCCTCAGAAGGACCAGTCCAAGGCCGAGCAGGTGCTGCCGTTCTGGAACAACTGGCTCAAGCACCGCGAGGGCCTCCGCGCGCGAGGCGTGCCTCCCGAAGATCTGGAGGCCTTCCGGTGGATGATCGAGGAGCTTCGCGTCTCGGCGTTCGCGCCCGAGCTGAAGACCGCGGTCCCCGTGTCCCCCCAGCGCATCACGGAACAGTGGCGCGCGCTGACGGGCTGA